ATCGGGCCGGGCGGGCGCGGGATCTTGACGCCTTCCGCCTCCAGCTCCTTGCAGGTGGCGTAGATGTCCGGCACGCCGATGGCGATGTGGCCGTAAGCGCTACCGAGATCATACGGCTCCTTCTGGTCCCAGTTGTGGGTGAGTTCCAGGACCGTGTGGTCCGACTCCTCGCCGTAGCCGACGAAGGCCAGGGTGAAGCGTCCGCCCTCGTAATCGTTGCGCCGCAGCAGCTTCATGCCGAGCAGGCGGGTGTAGAAATCGATCGACTTGTCCAGGTCATAGACCCGAAGCATCGTGTGCAACATGCGGAATTTGGCCATGTGTCTCCCTCCGTTTTCTTGACCTGTTGATTAACGTTGGACCGCGCCGTTCCGCCCCTTCACGACTGCGAGAACGACATCCGCGGCCCGTTCGCTTGGCGGTGGTCCGCCAAGTCCCAGCCACCGCGCGACCTCGGCGACCCCGTCCCGCTGTTCCCGGCGGGCCTCTGGATCATCGAGCAGCTTCGTGAGGGCCGCATCGAGCTTCTCCGGGGTACAGTTCTCCTGCAGCAACTCGGGAACCAGCATGCGGTCCAGCATGATGTTGACGAGATTGGCGTACTTGACGCGGATGAAGCGGCGGTACAGGCCGATGGTGACGGGGTGCATGCGATAGGCGATCACCGCCGGCAGGCGGGCCAGGGCCAGTTCCAGCGCCACCGTGCCGGAAGCCGCCAGCGCCGCCTCCGATGCCGCGAAGGCGTCGTACTTGCCCTGGTCCCCCTCGACCAGGATCGTCCGCACCGGCCAGCGGGATATCTCCGAGGCTACGCTGTCGCGCACATGAGGGACCGTCGGAACGGCGATCACCAAGTCCGGATAGCGCGGCGCCAAGCGCCCGATCGTCTCCCGGAAGACCGGCAGGAGCCGGCTGATTTCGCTCCGGCGGCTCCCCGGCAGCACCGTCAGCAGACGGTCCGTCGGCGCGATGCCGTGGACGGCGCGAAATCGCGGGCCATCGCCCGACGCGGCGCCTCCCTCGACGATAGGATGGCCCACGAAGGTGCAAGGCAGGCCTTCCCGCTCGAAATAGGGCGGTTCGAACGGAAGCAGCGCCAGCAGATGATCAAGCACGCGGGCGACCTTGCGCGCCCGGCCGGCCCGCCACGCCCAGACGCTGGGCGCCACATAATGCACGAACGGGATGCCCTGCCCTTTCAGTCGCTTCGCGATACGAAAGCAGAAATCAGGTGCGTCGATCGTGACCACCACCTCCGGCCTTCGGCGGCGGATCTCCGCGGCAGTCTGGGCCAGCCGCCGGATCAGGTTGGGCAATTTCGGCACCAGTTCCGCGATCCCCATCAGCGACAGCTCATGAAGCGGGAACAGAGTGTCGAGCCCCTCGGCGATCATGCGCTCCCCGCCGATCCCGGCGAACCGGACCGGGCCGTCGGCGCGGCGCTTCAGCGCCGCCATCAGTCGGGCACCCAGAAGATCGCCCGAAGGTTCGCCGGCGATCAGGAAGATCAGAGGACCCTGTTCCGTCACTGCGGCACTTCCAGGCCGACGATGAACAGGCCCCTCGCATCGGCCAGTTCGGCAATGGCTTCGCGGTCCAGCATGATGCTCTTCCCAGCTTCCACGGCGATCCCGCGCAGTCCCGCTGCGGCACAGCGCTCGACGGTGACCGTCCCGACGGTGGGAAGGTCGAAGCGGACGTCCTGTCCGGGCTTGCTCATCTTGACCAGCACGCCGCCGGGTCCGTCGCGGCGCAGGCCGCCGCATCGATCGATCAAGGCATCGGTGCCCTCGATCGCTTCGACCCCCAGGACGATCCCCTGCTGCACGATCACTGCCTGCCCGACATCCAGGCTGCCCAAAGCCCGGACTACGGCTATCCCGCGGGCGATGTCGGCTTCCGCCTGAACGTCCGGACCATGCATTCCCAGATTACCGATGGGCGTCAGCAGATCTCGGAAGACATCCTGTGTCGCCACCACCCGGAACCCCTCGCTTTCGAGCTCGCCGGTCACGGCCCTCAGGAGACCGTCGTCGCCCAAGGCGCGGGCGCCGATGCGGGCGAACAAGCGGGCCGCGCGCCAGTCCGGCTTCAGCTCGGCCAGACTGGGCCGG
This Skermanella mucosa DNA region includes the following protein-coding sequences:
- the lpxB gene encoding lipid-A-disaccharide synthase, with protein sequence MTEQGPLIFLIAGEPSGDLLGARLMAALKRRADGPVRFAGIGGERMIAEGLDTLFPLHELSLMGIAELVPKLPNLIRRLAQTAAEIRRRRPEVVVTIDAPDFCFRIAKRLKGQGIPFVHYVAPSVWAWRAGRARKVARVLDHLLALLPFEPPYFEREGLPCTFVGHPIVEGGAASGDGPRFRAVHGIAPTDRLLTVLPGSRRSEISRLLPVFRETIGRLAPRYPDLVIAVPTVPHVRDSVASEISRWPVRTILVEGDQGKYDAFAASEAALAASGTVALELALARLPAVIAYRMHPVTIGLYRRFIRVKYANLVNIMLDRMLVPELLQENCTPEKLDAALTKLLDDPEARREQRDGVAEVARWLGLGGPPPSERAADVVLAVVKGRNGAVQR
- the gloA gene encoding lactoylglutathione lyase; the encoded protein is MAKFRMLHTMLRVYDLDKSIDFYTRLLGMKLLRRNDYEGGRFTLAFVGYGEESDHTVLELTHNWDQKEPYDLGSAYGHIAIGVPDIYATCKELEAEGVKIPRPPGPMKHGTTVIAFIEDPDGYKVELIERS
- a CDS encoding LpxI family protein — protein: MPPKLGIIAGGGDLPLRLVEACRSAGREVFVLGLEGHADRDAGKLPVDRWSRLGAAGAMLDALRQAGVRDIVLAGRVRRPSLAELKPDWRAARLFARIGARALGDDGLLRAVTGELESEGFRVVATQDVFRDLLTPIGNLGMHGPDVQAEADIARGIAVVRALGSLDVGQAVIVQQGIVLGVEAIEGTDALIDRCGGLRRDGPGGVLVKMSKPGQDVRFDLPTVGTVTVERCAAAGLRGIAVEAGKSIMLDREAIAELADARGLFIVGLEVPQ